The segment GTAGGCGAAGACGGCGACGAGCTCGTCACCGGTCTCGATGTCGAACGAGCGGATGGCCTTCGAGTCGTCGAGCACGCTTCGCACGGCGGACGGGTCGCCCTGGCCGACGGCGACGTGCAGCGTGTCGTAGCCCGAGAGCAGGTCGAGCGGAACGCCGAGCGCCGTGAACGGCTCGACCTCGTCGATCTTCTCTTCGACCTCGCGGAGCTCCGACTCGACAGCGTTGCGGCGGTCGTCGAGCTCGTTGGCCCCGGTGCGGATCTCCTCGAGTTCCTCGTCGAGCGCATCGTCGGTGACGATGCGGCTCGGTCCCGCGTCGTCCTCGTCGACGTCGAGGATGCTCTCGAGCGAGCGGACCGTCACGAGCTTCTCGGACGCGTCGTCGGCGTCCGAACGGGGCGTCCCGTTGTCGAACCCCTCCCAGGAACCGTCGTAGTCGCTCAGGTGGACCCGGTTGAGGTCGTGTACCGTCTCGATGACCGGGTCCATGACCGCCTTGGACCCCGTCACCGAGACCTTGCTCATCTGCTCAGGTCTGAGCATGTACCTCCTCCTGGAAGGTCTCGAGGACGTACGCGACGACGTCGTCGACGCGACCCTCGGCGCGGTCGCGAAGCTCCTCGCGCTCGGCCCCGCCCTCCTCGAGGATGCGGTCGCGTTCCGCCTCGATTTCTTCTCTGGCCGCTTCGAGCCGTTGCTCTTCGAGCTCGCGTGCCTCCTCCTCCGCCTCCTGACGGATCTCGTCGGCGCGCGTTCGAGCCTCGGCGATACGGTCGTCGCGGTCGGCCTCCGCCTCGGCGACGATCTCGTCGGCCGCTGTCTCGGCCTCCTGTATCTGTTCGAGAACCTCTGGCCTCGGCATAGTTTGAACAGTCGAGAGTTTACACAGCGCCTATAAGGTAGTTGCGAAAGGTGTCGACCCCCTCGACGGCCGATTCGCATCGTCACGACAGAACTTTGTGCCGACGTTCCCAAACCCCGGCCAATGGGTATCCTCGAAAACAAAGCACGGGCGCGCCTGTTCTACAAGTATCTCTCGCAGGTGTACGACAAGATCAACCCGTTCATCTGGAACGAGGAGATGCGGACCGAGGCCATCGGGCTGCTCGACATCCAGGCTGGCGACCGCATCCTCGACGTCGGCTGTGGGACCGGCTTCGCGACGAAGGGGCTGCTCGGCCACGAGAACGTCGATGAGGTGTGGGCACTCGACCAGTCCCCGCACCAGCTGGAGAAGGCGTTCGGCAAGTTCGGCCGCACCGGCCCCGTCCACTTCCACATGGGCGACGCCGAACGGCTCCCGTTCGCGACGGACAGCTTCGACGTCATCTGGTCCTCGGGCTCCATCGAGTACTGGCCGAACCCGGTCCGCGCCCTCCGGGAGTTCCGGCGCGTCGTCAAACCCGGCGGGCAGATCCTCGTCGTCGGTCCGAACTACCCGAAGACGACCATCATGCAGAAGATCGCCGACGCGATCATGCTGTTCTACGACGAGGAGGAGGCCGACAGGATGTTCCACGCGGCCGGACTCGAGGACGTACGCCACCGGCTGATGGGGCCGAGCTACGACCCGGACGTCGCCATCACGACCGTCGCACGCGTACCCGGTGATCCGGAAACCGACGCCAGCAGCCCGATCGAGGAGACCGAGCCAGACATGGCCGGCGACCGGGGCGGTGGCGGCGAGAGCGTCGAGCCCGACGAGGAACCCGAACCGGACATGGCCGGCGACCAGGACAGTGGCAGTGAGAACGTCGAACCCGACGAGGAGACCGAGCCAGACATGGCCGGCGACCAGGGCGGTGGCAGCGAGAGCATCGAGCCCGACGAGGAACCCGAGCCAGACATGGCCGGCGACCAGGACAGTGGCAGTGAGAACGTCGAACCCGACGAGGCCGCCGACTGACCGGCCCGGTACTGCGGCGGGTCGGCCGGCTGCTGTCGTGCCCGGTCCGCCGCGACCGACCGAACGCTCGCGACGATGCTTCCTTCTGCGACGATCGTAACGACGACGACGGCTCCGTGAGAGACGACCGGGCTGTTCGTCCCCGCGATCGCGAAGCTCGCCGACTCGCCCGCCGTCCAGCGCTGGTCGGCCGCCACGTTGAACGGCCCGGTCGGGCCGGAGACGAACCCGCGCGCGGAGAAGAACGGCACGGGTGGCTGCCAGCGCAGTTCCTCGCCGTCGACCGTGACGACGAGCTCCAGCTCGTCCACGTCGATGGCCTCGCCGCCGCGATGCGTGACGGTGACCCGGCCCGTCGATGCGCCCGCCGTCGCGTCGAACGTCGCCTGCGGTGGTGCCGTCTGCTCGGCTGCGAGGTCGAGCGCGCCGACGGCGACGACGCTCGACGTGACAACTGTGAGCGCGAGCAGGAGGGCGATTCCGACGACCGGACTGACGGCACGAGCGGCGAGCACACCCGGTCTGGGTGCGGCATCCGACAAGAAGGTCAGGCCGAGACGGTGGCGTTGGTCGTCGTCCGCGTGCGGTCGATGGGAAGGGTGATGATTCCATCGGGTGTCCGGACCGTGATGGTGTACTCCGCGGACGGCTGGACGATCCAGAGACTGCCACCGGGTCCGGTCTGGCCGACACGTTCACCGTCGACCATCACCGTCGCGGAGACACTGTTGTCGGTGAGCGCATCCGACGCGACGACCCTGGCGGGGCCGCCGTTCGGCGTCAGCTGGACCGCCACGGTGGTCCCGTTCTCCGTCTCGGTGTAGCGGTCGCCGTTCGGGAGGTCGCTCAGGCGGAGCGACTGGTACTCTCGATAGACGCCTTCGGTGCGGCCGTCGTTGTAGAGCCGGATGTCGCCTTGGTCGTGGGAGTTGACGTAGACGTTCGTGCCGTCCGTCGTCTCGTCGAGGTCCGCGTCGTAGGTCGTGACGTACGGGTACCGGTCGTTGAGCAGGTCGAGGAACGCGTTCAGGCTGAACGTGTTCGGTCCGTCTTCGAAGTTGTCGAACCGTATGGCCTCGCGATAGTAGTCACGGCTGAAGCGGGACTCCGACAGGGCCTGTATCACGAGTCCCTGTTCCGACCCACGAACGTGCACCCGGAATGGGACCTCCGCTTGCCCGGTCAACTCGTCGAGGACCTGCGCCCGGATCGGCGTTTGGAGTTCGGCCGCCCGACGTCTGACATCATCAGCGTTGAAGTCGGCACCGTCCTCCTCGAGGCGTGTCGCTGCCGTGGCGATGTTCGATGCGCTCGAGTGAATCACGGCGAGACGGTGCAGCAGTTCGCGCTCCCCGATCTCGCCGTTCCCGTACGCCTGGAGGACCGCCCACTCACGGTCCCGTAGCTCGGAGATGGCCCGGTTGAGCCGGTCGACCTCGGCGTCCGCGATGGCACGCCGCTGTGCGGCCGAGCCTGCCTGCTCGACGCGGACCGAGAGGTACTCGAAGCGGAGGCCCTGGTCGAGCTCCTGTCCAGTCATGGCGACGGTGCTCGCGAGGTCCGCTCCGGGGTTCGAGTACGTCGCCCGGTCGACCGTCGTGAGGTCGAGTCGTCGTGTCGTGTTGTTCGACTGTATCGTGACGACGGTGCCCGTCGACTCGACGGTCGTCTCGGGTGCGTCGCCGTCGTCGCCGGCGTCGTCGGGTGTGAGCGGGGGTGCGCCTCCGCCCACGCCAGCAACCGACGCGACCGGCGCGATGGCGAGGAGGGTGATGAGGAGGACGAGCGTGAGACGCGTCATCGCCGGCACGTACACAGCGGGGATACAAAAAGTGGTCGACCTGGCTGCTGAGTGGACACTCTTCCGACAACGAGGGGGGAGAACCGATGAGACGTTTCATAACGCCGTCTGACGTTTTATCAGGATGGAAAGCGTTTTTTCCTATGAGCCTCCACGTGCAGTCGTATGCGGTCACTCTCCGCGTTCGCTGTCGCCCTCCTCGCGCTCTCGCTCGTCGCCGCACCGGTGGTCGGCGTGGCGAGCAGCGGCACCGCACCGGCCGCCGAGCAGAGCGACCGGTCGACCGTGCAGACGAGCGACTCCCTCCCGTTCGAGGAGGCGAGCCCCCACACGGTCTTCGAGGTGAACGTGACGGCCTCGGGGGACGCTCGCTGGTCCATCACCTACCGGTACGTGCTGAACTCGTCGAACGAGACCGAGGCGTTCCAGCGCTTCGGGGACGACGTCTCGGCGGGCACCGCGGACGTGGGGTTCTCACCGCAGGTGTTCCAGCGGTTCGCCGAGCAGGGCGAGAGCTGGACCGACCGCGAGATGACCATCGAGGCCGCCGGGTGGGAGGACGTCCAGATTCGGGAACGGATGACTCAGCCGGGGACGGCCACCACGACGACTGCGGCGACGAACGGCACGGAGAACGAGACGACGACCTACATCGGTGAGCTGACCTACTCGTTCGTCTGGACGGGCTTCGCGTCGGTCGAGGGGAACACCATCGTCGTCGGTGACGCGTTCGGGACCGATAACGAGACGTGGTTCAACCGGCTGTACGACGACCAGCGGTTCGTCCTGAACAGCCCGACGAACTACGGCATCCGCGACTCGCCCGACGACAAGGGCCCGGACAACGGAACGCTGGTGTGGGACGGTCCGGTGACGTTCGAGCCGGGCTATCTG is part of the Haloarchaeobius litoreus genome and harbors:
- the ahaH gene encoding ATP synthase archaeal subunit H, whose amino-acid sequence is MPRPEVLEQIQEAETAADEIVAEAEADRDDRIAEARTRADEIRQEAEEEARELEEQRLEAAREEIEAERDRILEEGGAEREELRDRAEGRVDDVVAYVLETFQEEVHAQT
- a CDS encoding type IV pilin — encoded protein: MLAARAVSPVVGIALLLALTVVTSSVVAVGALDLAAEQTAPPQATFDATAGASTGRVTVTHRGGEAIDVDELELVVTVDGEELRWQPPVPFFSARGFVSGPTGPFNVAADQRWTAGESASFAIAGTNSPVVSHGAVVVVTIVAEGSIVASVRSVAADRARQQPADPPQYRAGQSAASSGSTFSLPLSWSPAMSGSGSSSGSMLSLPPPWSPAMSGSVSSSGSTFSLPLSWSPAMSGSGSSSGSTLSPPPPRSPAMSGSVSSIGLLASVSGSPGTRATVVMATSGS
- a CDS encoding DUF7096 domain-containing protein, with amino-acid sequence MTRLTLVLLITLLAIAPVASVAGVGGGAPPLTPDDAGDDGDAPETTVESTGTVVTIQSNNTTRRLDLTTVDRATYSNPGADLASTVAMTGQELDQGLRFEYLSVRVEQAGSAAQRRAIADAEVDRLNRAISELRDREWAVLQAYGNGEIGERELLHRLAVIHSSASNIATAATRLEEDGADFNADDVRRRAAELQTPIRAQVLDELTGQAEVPFRVHVRGSEQGLVIQALSESRFSRDYYREAIRFDNFEDGPNTFSLNAFLDLLNDRYPYVTTYDADLDETTDGTNVYVNSHDQGDIRLYNDGRTEGVYREYQSLRLSDLPNGDRYTETENGTTVAVQLTPNGGPARVVASDALTDNSVSATVMVDGERVGQTGPGGSLWIVQPSAEYTITVRTPDGIITLPIDRTRTTTNATVSA
- a CDS encoding helix-turn-helix transcriptional regulator, whose translation is MRSLSAFAVALLALSLVAAPVVGVASSGTAPAAEQSDRSTVQTSDSLPFEEASPHTVFEVNVTASGDARWSITYRYVLNSSNETEAFQRFGDDVSAGTADVGFSPQVFQRFAEQGESWTDREMTIEAAGWEDVQIRERMTQPGTATTTTAATNGTENETTTYIGELTYSFVWTGFASVEGNTIVVGDAFGTDNETWFNRLYDDQRFVLNSPTNYGIRDSPDDKGPDNGTLVWDGPVTFEPGYLETTYFELAPPNTTTPTDPNPEDEGLSPFVLVGLVGVLVVTAAGGAYMFAKRQSGAPPGAGPEPTPNGGRGPTSDGGATGAVPDEEEAAGAAEGVAAGAADEPPEADEIDEELLSDEERVLRLLDGNGGRMKQANIVKETGWSNAKVSQLLSGMADDEEIRKLRIGRENLITLPGESLGEFDDEP